The Sorex araneus isolate mSorAra2 chromosome 5, mSorAra2.pri, whole genome shotgun sequence genome has a segment encoding these proteins:
- the GTSF1L gene encoding gametocyte-specific factor 1-like, with amino-acid sequence MEPEALETCPYNPHHRIPLSRFQYHLASCRRKNPKKARKMASCKYNACHVVPIKSLQEHEAGCASRSSLEEEGSWSPPRLGAEQDPDGPWLSRWHPGPDTWNVDNGNCGPMFVLKTFIPQKLVCESDAQASERGGYPAPLPAPQKNLRPGE; translated from the coding sequence ATGGAGCCCGAGGCCTTGGAAACGTGCCCCTACAACCCCCACCACCGGATCCCCCTCAGCCGCTTCCAGTACCACCTGGCCTCCTGCCGGAGGAAGAACCCCAAGAAAGCCAGAAAGATGGCCAGCTGCAAGTACAACGCCTGCCACGTGGTCCCCATCAAGAGCCTGCAGGAGCACGAGGCGGGCTGCGCCAGCCGCAgcagcctggaggaggagggcagCTGGAGCCCCCCGAGGCTGGGTGCAGAGCAGGACCCCGACGGCCCGTGGCTCTCCCGCTGGCATCCCGGCCCCGACACCTGGAACGTGGACAACGGCAACTGCGGCCCCATGTTCGTCCTTAAGACTTTTATCCCTCAGAAGCTTGTTTGTGAAAGCGACGCCCAAGCGTCAGAGAGGGGGGGCTACCCCGCACCCCTGCCGGCCCCCCAGAAGAACCTCAGACCAGGCGAATGA